The DNA segment AATCAAAAAAAGCGAAGCAAAAGAGGGGACTTATGTCACCCTCTCTTTTCGCAAGATGATCAGATCTGAAAGATAGGCCTGAGAGTTCTATTTTCTTTTGATCATCCCTGCGATGATAATCAATAAAATGGCACCAACCACAGCGACTATGAGTTCCGCTATGAGTCCATAAGAACGAAATCCAAGAAGACCAAACACAATTCCACCTAAAAAGGAACCCACCACACCAATCACTAAATTGGCGATGATTCCAAAACCTTTTCCACGTAAGATTCGACCAGCAAGCCATCCAGCCGCTAGACCAATGAGTAAAAACCAAATAAAACTAAACATAAGTGACTATCCTTGTTGCCTTTTCTATTGAATTCTCATAAAATTACAAGACGTCGTGAAAGAATCAAATCATATACGAAGGTAACATTTGAAAAATCAACTTTTAACTGGTCCTTATTATTTTGGAATGAAAGACTTGGAAGTTTTTAAAAAACATTTCATCCAAGAAAATAAAGGGAAACCACTCTTTCTCATTCGGTTTGAAAATATCACAGGCATTGAACTTACTGATTTTTTAGATTTATTACGTACTGAATTTTACTCCTGTTTGGACTTAGAAGATATTTGTTTCGGATTCCATTACTTTGAAAAACAAAATATACTACTAATGGGAATTTCACCTCTTTTTGAATGGGACATTGAAAAGTTTCCTAATATCGAAAACTCTGTCGGTAAATTCCAACAACAATGTATACAAAACAAAATTGTTTCATTTCATTTTGGAGTTTCAAGAACTCAATCCAACTTTATTTCCGATAACGAAGAAATTTTTGCCGAACTTTTCAAATCTTCAGAAAAAAATCTGAATGATAACTTAGTCCGTTGGAGTTGGACTTACTACAACAAGGCAAACACTTATATCTCTGGATCTGTTCATGAAGCAATGATCCAACCGACAG comes from the Leptospira ellinghausenii genome and includes:
- a CDS encoding GlsB/YeaQ/YmgE family stress response membrane protein, which encodes MFSFIWFLLIGLAAGWLAGRILRGKGFGIIANLVIGVVGSFLGGIVFGLLGFRSYGLIAELIVAVVGAILLIIIAGMIKRK